The following coding sequences lie in one Methylotenera versatilis 301 genomic window:
- a CDS encoding CTP synthase, which translates to MTKYVFVTGGVVSSLGKGIAAASLGAILESRGIKVTMLKLDPYINVDPGTMSPFQHGEVFVTDDGAETDLDLGHYERFISQRMAKRNSFTTGQIYETVIKKERRGEYLGKTVQVIPHITDEIKNHIKRGAEGADVAIIEVGGTVGDIESLPFLEAIRQMGFEEGRNNACYVHLTLLPWIPTAGELKTKPTQHSVKELRQIGIQPDILLCRAEREIPEDEKRKIALFTNVAYEAVISAIDSDSIYKIPGLLHEQMMDEIVCHKLNILAKAADLTVWKNIVTRIENPKNTVNIAFVGKYVDLTESYKSLTEALIHAGIHTESKVKINYIDSEEIEKSGTDILKTMDAVLIPGGFGVRGTEGKIAAIQYARENKLPYLGICLGMQLAVIEFARNVAGLKGANSTEFNAEAPHKLIGLIDEWKDASGKIEKRDENSDLGGTMRLGAQACPIVPNTMAAGIYGAQVNERHRHRYEVNNNYVEQLKAAGLVISARTPTEELCEMIELPKATHPWFVAVQFHPEFTSNPRSGHPLFTAYVNAALAHKGVK; encoded by the coding sequence ATGACCAAATATGTATTCGTAACCGGCGGTGTAGTTTCTTCTCTTGGTAAAGGCATCGCTGCCGCTAGCCTAGGCGCTATCCTTGAATCGCGTGGCATTAAAGTGACCATGCTCAAACTTGATCCCTATATTAACGTTGACCCTGGTACGATGTCGCCATTTCAACACGGCGAAGTGTTCGTCACTGACGATGGCGCTGAAACTGATCTGGACTTAGGCCATTACGAGCGTTTTATTTCACAGCGCATGGCAAAACGTAACAGTTTTACCACAGGCCAAATCTACGAAACTGTCATCAAAAAAGAACGTAGGGGCGAATACCTCGGAAAAACCGTACAGGTGATTCCACACATCACTGATGAGATCAAAAACCACATCAAACGTGGCGCAGAAGGCGCTGATGTAGCGATTATTGAAGTAGGCGGCACGGTGGGCGATATTGAATCACTACCATTCCTAGAAGCCATTCGTCAAATGGGTTTTGAAGAAGGTCGTAATAATGCCTGTTATGTGCATTTGACTTTATTGCCGTGGATTCCAACCGCAGGTGAGCTTAAAACCAAGCCTACACAACACTCAGTAAAAGAATTACGTCAAATCGGTATACAGCCTGATATTTTGTTATGCCGCGCTGAACGCGAAATTCCGGAAGATGAAAAGCGCAAAATTGCTTTATTTACCAATGTCGCTTATGAGGCAGTGATTAGCGCGATTGATAGTGATTCAATCTATAAAATACCAGGATTGCTACACGAGCAAATGATGGATGAGATTGTTTGCCACAAGCTCAATATTTTGGCTAAAGCAGCTGATTTGACTGTGTGGAAAAATATTGTTACACGCATAGAAAATCCAAAAAATACGGTCAATATTGCCTTTGTGGGTAAATATGTCGATTTAACTGAGAGCTATAAATCGCTTACAGAAGCCTTGATTCATGCGGGCATTCATACGGAATCTAAAGTCAAAATTAACTATATCGATAGTGAAGAGATTGAGAAGTCGGGCACAGATATATTAAAAACGATGGATGCAGTTTTGATTCCAGGTGGTTTTGGTGTACGCGGTACAGAAGGTAAAATCGCTGCAATTCAATATGCACGTGAAAATAAACTGCCATACCTTGGCATTTGTTTAGGTATGCAATTAGCTGTCATTGAATTTGCCCGTAACGTGGCTGGTTTAAAAGGTGCGAATAGCACTGAATTTAATGCGGAAGCGCCGCACAAGCTGATTGGCTTGATTGACGAGTGGAAAGATGCCAGCGGCAAAATTGAAAAGCGCGATGAAAATTCTGACCTTGGCGGTACTATGCGTTTAGGCGCACAGGCTTGCCCAATCGTACCAAATACCATGGCTGCAGGCATTTATGGTGCGCAAGTGAATGAGCGCCATCGCCATCGTTATGAAGTGAATAATAATTACGTAGAGCAATTAAAAGCAGCTGGTTTGGTGATTTCTGCCAGAACACCGACTGAAGAACTGTGCGAAATGATAGAGCTACCAAAAGCTACGCACCCGTGGTTTGTGGCGGTACAATTTCACCCAGAGTTTACTTCTAATCCACGTTCGGGCCATCCGCTATTTACCGCTTATGTGAATGCAGCATTAGCTCACAAAGGTGTTAAATAA
- a CDS encoding TatD family hydrolase translates to MLIDTHCHLDAAEFNADRNDIALLALQQGVSNIVIPAVARNNFDTVIQICQQHKHCVYALGIHPMYVDDATLDDLETLKTYIVENNPVAIGEIGLDYFVTNYKNNPDHIEKQIHFFTEQLKIAKQHNLPVILHVRNAIDDILKYLRRYQLNGGIAHAFNGSFQQAEQLIALGFKLGFGGAMTYSRALKIRALASKLPLESIVLETDSPDIPPAWIGTEGRNTPLELSKIAQVLADLRQVNVAQVLDITSANALKVLPKLADLCTPPQVLL, encoded by the coding sequence ATGCTTATAGATACTCACTGTCATCTTGATGCAGCCGAATTTAATGCTGACCGAAACGATATTGCCTTGTTGGCTTTGCAACAGGGCGTTTCAAACATTGTTATCCCCGCTGTGGCGCGTAATAATTTTGATACTGTCATTCAGATATGTCAACAACACAAACATTGCGTCTATGCGCTTGGTATTCATCCTATGTATGTGGATGATGCGACTTTAGATGACCTTGAAACGCTGAAAACTTACATCGTAGAAAATAACCCAGTAGCGATAGGGGAAATTGGTCTTGATTACTTTGTGACTAACTATAAAAACAACCCAGATCACATCGAAAAGCAAATTCACTTTTTTACCGAACAACTTAAAATTGCTAAGCAGCACAATCTACCTGTGATTTTGCATGTTAGAAATGCAATTGACGATATTTTAAAGTACTTACGCCGATACCAGCTCAACGGTGGTATTGCACACGCGTTTAATGGTAGCTTTCAACAAGCAGAACAGTTGATAGCACTTGGTTTTAAATTGGGTTTTGGTGGCGCGATGACTTATAGCCGCGCTTTAAAGATTCGAGCGCTTGCGAGCAAGTTGCCATTAGAGTCTATCGTTTTAGAAACGGACTCTCCAGATATCCCTCCTGCATGGATAGGCACAGAGGGGAGAAATACCCCGCTAGAACTCAGTAAAATCGCACAGGTTTTAGCTGATTTAAGGCAGGTAAATGTGGCTCAAGTGCTTGATATAACTAGCGCCAACGCCCTAAAAGTTTTGCCAAAATTAGCTGACTTATGCACACCACCTCAAGTGCTACTTTAA
- a CDS encoding class II aldolase/adducin family protein, translated as MQNKREQLLHISQQLVSLGLNRGTAGNVSVRADSAEGQAGFLITPSGLAVDKMASSDMVWMDFSGNATGVHPPSSEWRFHRDILQQKSQVNAVIHTHSIYASTFSTFRKDMPPFHYMIALAGGDSIRCAPYALFGSQQLSDNAIEALKDRKACLLANHGMIAVGETLEKALDITQEVETLCEQYLLALQVGEPYILSQQEMMDVLEKFKTYGAWSEASNGARAERR; from the coding sequence ATGCAAAACAAACGAGAACAGCTATTACACATCAGCCAACAGCTGGTAAGTTTGGGCTTGAACCGCGGAACTGCTGGCAATGTCAGTGTACGTGCAGATAGCGCCGAGGGGCAAGCAGGTTTTTTAATCACGCCTTCAGGATTGGCGGTCGATAAAATGGCATCTTCTGACATGGTCTGGATGGATTTCTCAGGTAATGCGACTGGCGTTCATCCCCCATCAAGCGAGTGGCGATTCCATAGAGATATATTGCAGCAAAAATCCCAGGTGAATGCGGTGATTCATACTCACAGTATCTATGCCAGTACATTCAGCACCTTTCGCAAAGATATGCCGCCATTTCACTACATGATTGCGCTTGCTGGCGGCGATAGTATACGTTGTGCGCCTTATGCTTTGTTCGGCAGTCAGCAGCTTTCAGATAATGCCATAGAGGCACTAAAGGACCGCAAAGCTTGTTTGTTAGCAAATCATGGCATGATTGCTGTAGGCGAAACTTTAGAAAAGGCGCTCGACATTACTCAAGAAGTAGAAACTTTATGCGAGCAATATTTACTCGCCTTGCAAGTCGGTGAGCCGTACATTTTAAGTCAGCAAGAAATGATGGATGTACTTGAAAAGTTCAAGACTTATGGTGCTTGGTCTGAGGCTTCCAATGGAGCTCGTGCTGAGAGAAGGTAG
- the ftsB gene encoding cell division protein FtsB, with the protein MKALTLIFVILIALLQYPLWLGKGSWLRVWDLSRQLATQQEKNSALKARNETLDAEVRDLKSGRAAIEERARSELGMIKQDEVFYQVLDNSAHTQSVQPPTQPSSSTQVSGQTPSSSQADSKDTVMQRTTSAKALQ; encoded by the coding sequence GTGAAAGCCTTAACGCTCATATTCGTAATCCTCATTGCCTTGCTGCAGTACCCGCTGTGGCTAGGTAAAGGGAGTTGGTTACGGGTATGGGATTTAAGTCGTCAGCTTGCTACGCAGCAAGAAAAAAATAGCGCTTTAAAAGCACGTAATGAAACATTAGATGCTGAAGTGCGGGATTTAAAAAGTGGTCGTGCAGCCATTGAAGAACGCGCTAGAAGCGAATTAGGGATGATCAAGCAAGATGAGGTTTTTTATCAAGTGCTAGATAATTCAGCTCATACTCAATCAGTTCAACCGCCTACTCAACCATCCAGCTCTACTCAAGTTTCAGGTCAAACGCCAAGCTCAAGTCAAGCAGATAGCAAAGATACCGTAATGCAACGCACCACCAGTGCTAAAGCATTACAATAA
- a CDS encoding vWA domain-containing protein translates to MGFMHPLVLWLLPLALLPILLERSNSRTYSWVDMLPSDPLSNLIGLLLKILATFSLISIIIGLAGPHSLEQKVERIGIGAQIGMVIDRSASMDDPFSGGTAEGRVGETKSVAAARLMTEFVNSRQNDMIGVITFSNSAMYVLPLTESREAIQAAIKATAGNSLFQTNIGGGLTSAVSLFENVPDSGSRAIILLSDGGGRLGGDVQQKLREWLQRYNITLYWIVLRQPGGISIFNEYKEIDGEPLPQEVELYQYFKTLRSPFSAYEAEDPKSLANAIADINEKERKPIKYMEKIPGHDFTQLCYIIAALMIALLLGVKYLEFRTWKVNI, encoded by the coding sequence ATGGGATTTATGCATCCTTTAGTGTTATGGCTGCTGCCGCTTGCACTGCTGCCAATTTTACTAGAACGTTCAAATAGCCGCACCTACTCATGGGTAGATATGCTGCCAAGTGATCCACTTTCGAATTTAATTGGTTTACTACTTAAAATCCTAGCAACCTTCAGTTTAATTAGCATCATTATTGGCTTGGCTGGCCCACATAGCCTAGAGCAAAAAGTTGAGCGTATCGGCATAGGCGCGCAAATTGGCATGGTGATTGATAGAAGCGCGAGTATGGATGATCCGTTTTCTGGCGGTACGGCTGAAGGCCGCGTCGGTGAGACTAAATCTGTAGCTGCTGCCAGACTGATGACTGAGTTTGTAAACTCACGTCAAAATGACATGATAGGTGTGATTACTTTCAGTAACTCTGCAATGTATGTGTTGCCACTCACTGAAAGTCGCGAAGCTATTCAGGCCGCCATCAAAGCCACGGCTGGCAACTCGCTGTTCCAAACAAATATTGGTGGTGGACTAACTAGCGCTGTAAGTTTATTTGAAAATGTACCAGATTCAGGCTCACGCGCCATCATTCTGCTCTCTGATGGCGGTGGTCGACTGGGCGGCGATGTGCAACAAAAACTACGCGAATGGCTACAACGATACAACATTACACTTTATTGGATTGTCTTAAGGCAACCTGGAGGCATCAGTATATTTAACGAATACAAAGAAATTGACGGGGAACCCCTACCCCAAGAGGTCGAGTTATATCAATACTTTAAAACACTACGCAGCCCATTTAGTGCTTATGAAGCTGAAGACCCTAAATCACTCGCTAATGCGATAGCTGATATTAATGAAAAAGAAAGAAAACCAATTAAGTATATGGAAAAAATTCCTGGTCACGATTTTACACAACTCTGCTACATCATTGCGGCACTGATGATTGCCTTGTTGCTTGGCGTTAAATACCTAGAGTTTAGAACATGGAAAGTAAATATATGA
- a CDS encoding VWA domain-containing protein, translating to MKTLIAYFKTHRDSALLSGAMLMLVLAMFHITVPVKHNIYTYLLVADITQSMNTIDTTIDGKPASRMAHTQKMLHEVVSSLPCGTKVSVGLFAGVSVAALYNPIEVCENFAAIQDTIDHLDWRTAWSGNSRIRESLFSITRAIRSFPETAQVVFFTDGEEAPKLHAFNTKDLTNFQGADGWLLVGVGSEKGASIPKLSEKNQLIGYWSNESFALQPGIAQISESNLGVRDDNVAGGEQDRFVSKLNSEYMKSIAKEVGSTYVDGDNVHTILDAMKNQKPARRDVAPFDLSWVMASLAGLLLLAAYFSKHPIKQIGEVLRLYRKNAIRRQHTKNELAIAHDNHIN from the coding sequence ATGAAAACGCTCATCGCTTATTTTAAAACGCATCGCGACTCTGCACTTCTTAGTGGTGCCATGCTGATGCTGGTATTGGCAATGTTTCACATTACCGTGCCAGTTAAACATAATATTTACACCTACTTATTAGTTGCTGATATTACACAAAGCATGAATACCATCGACACGACTATAGATGGCAAACCTGCCTCACGTATGGCACACACACAAAAAATGTTGCATGAGGTTGTTTCTTCGCTGCCATGCGGTACAAAAGTGAGTGTTGGCTTGTTTGCTGGTGTGAGCGTTGCTGCGCTATACAACCCAATTGAGGTATGTGAAAACTTTGCAGCAATTCAAGATACCATTGACCATCTTGATTGGAGAACCGCTTGGTCAGGCAACAGCCGCATTCGTGAAAGCTTGTTCAGTATCACCAGAGCCATTCGTAGCTTTCCTGAAACAGCCCAAGTCGTATTTTTTACTGATGGCGAAGAAGCTCCTAAATTGCATGCCTTCAACACTAAGGATCTTACTAACTTTCAAGGTGCTGACGGCTGGTTGTTAGTTGGTGTTGGCTCTGAAAAAGGCGCATCAATTCCTAAACTCAGTGAAAAAAATCAATTGATTGGTTATTGGTCAAATGAAAGCTTTGCCCTGCAACCTGGTATTGCGCAAATTTCTGAATCTAACCTTGGCGTCAGAGATGACAATGTGGCAGGTGGCGAACAAGACCGCTTTGTTTCAAAACTTAACTCAGAGTATATGAAAAGTATCGCCAAAGAAGTCGGTTCAACTTATGTGGATGGTGACAATGTACACACCATATTAGATGCCATGAAAAATCAAAAACCCGCTCGGCGCGATGTTGCCCCATTCGATTTAAGCTGGGTAATGGCTTCTTTAGCTGGCTTATTACTATTAGCCGCCTACTTTAGCAAACATCCAATCAAGCAAATTGGCGAAGTGCTTAGGCTTTATAGAAAAAACGCAATTAGAAGACAACACACTAAAAATGAACTAGCGATCGCGCACGACAACCATATCAATTAG
- the eno gene encoding phosphopyruvate hydratase: MSAIVDIIAREILDSRGNPTVECDVLLESGVIGRAAVPSGASTGAKEAMELRDGDKSRYLGKGVLQAVENVNTEITEAIIGLDAEEQSFIDKTLIELDGTENKDRLGANSILAVSMACARAAAEESGLPLYRYLGGSGAMQLPTPMMNIINGGAHADNSVDMQEFMIIPAGLPSFREAMRCGAEVFHQLKKTLHKKGLATTVGDEGGFAPNLPSNEAAIQLILEAISVAGYEPGKDVYLGLDCASTEFYKDGKYHLESEGLSLTSAQFTDYLATWVDKYPIISIEDGMGEFDWDGWKILTDRLGKTTQLVGDDLFVTNTKILREGIQRGVANSVLIKVNQIGTLTETFQTIEMAKRAGYTAVVSHRSGETEDTTIADISVATNALQIKTGSLCRSERIAKYNQLLRIEEELGDASSYAGIGAFYQLFK; this comes from the coding sequence ATGAGCGCAATTGTAGATATTATCGCCCGCGAAATTTTAGATTCTCGTGGTAACCCAACTGTAGAGTGTGATGTATTGTTAGAAAGCGGCGTCATTGGCCGTGCTGCAGTGCCATCTGGCGCTTCTACAGGCGCTAAAGAAGCGATGGAGTTGCGTGATGGTGACAAAAGCCGCTATTTAGGTAAAGGCGTTTTACAAGCAGTTGAGAACGTCAATACCGAAATTACAGAAGCTATTATTGGTTTGGATGCTGAAGAACAAAGCTTTATCGATAAAACTCTGATTGAGCTTGATGGCACTGAAAACAAAGACCGTTTGGGCGCTAACTCTATTCTCGCAGTTTCCATGGCTTGTGCGAGAGCTGCGGCTGAAGAAAGCGGTTTACCTTTGTATCGCTACTTAGGCGGTTCTGGCGCGATGCAATTGCCTACACCAATGATGAACATCATCAACGGTGGTGCGCATGCTGATAACAGTGTGGACATGCAAGAGTTTATGATTATTCCAGCTGGCTTGCCTTCATTCCGTGAAGCGATGCGTTGCGGTGCAGAAGTATTCCATCAACTGAAGAAAACGCTACATAAAAAAGGTTTAGCAACAACGGTGGGCGATGAAGGCGGTTTTGCACCAAATCTACCGTCTAACGAAGCTGCTATCCAATTGATTTTAGAAGCGATTTCAGTTGCAGGTTACGAGCCAGGAAAAGATGTCTATTTAGGCTTGGATTGCGCAAGTACTGAGTTTTATAAAGATGGTAAATATCATTTAGAGTCAGAAGGTTTATCTCTAACTTCAGCACAATTTACTGATTACTTAGCGACTTGGGTTGATAAATACCCAATCATCAGTATTGAAGATGGTATGGGTGAGTTTGACTGGGATGGTTGGAAAATATTAACCGACCGTTTAGGTAAAACTACGCAACTTGTGGGTGACGATTTGTTTGTGACTAATACTAAAATCTTGCGCGAAGGCATACAGCGTGGCGTTGCTAACTCAGTGTTGATTAAAGTAAACCAAATCGGTACTTTGACTGAGACTTTCCAAACCATCGAAATGGCAAAACGTGCTGGCTATACAGCAGTTGTGTCACATCGTTCAGGTGAAACAGAAGACACTACAATTGCTGATATTTCAGTGGCAACTAACGCACTGCAAATTAAAACAGGTTCATTGTGCCGTTCTGAGCGTATTGCTAAATACAATCAATTGTTGCGCATTGAAGAAGAGTTGGGCGACGCATCTAGCTATGCAGGCATTGGTGCTTTTTACCAATTATTCAAGTAA
- the mtnA gene encoding S-methyl-5-thioribose-1-phosphate isomerase translates to MIINNQKFRTIWPNDGMAAGSRSVSIIDQTKLPHAFKIVEIINMSQMIVAIKTMQVRGAPLIGAAAAYGMALAMQDNCSEEHLQLSAKQLTQSRPTAVNLRWAVERMKQLLLPTPVELRLEAAWEEAAKICDEDVLLNQAIGQHGLNLIQRLHSQDLNKQHNRQLNILTHCNAGWLATVDFGTALAPIYAAYDAGVDVHVWVDETRPRNQGASLTAWELAQHGVPHTVISDNAGGHLMQHGQVDMVIVGADRVTSTGDVCNKIGTYLKALAAFDNHVPFYAAVPSPTIDWTMLNGVQEIEIEERDGREVAWVTGMLASGEVTEVNILPANTKVANPAFDVTPARLVTGIITEHGVFSPNQLRDILK, encoded by the coding sequence ATGATAATAAATAATCAAAAATTTCGCACAATTTGGCCTAATGATGGTATGGCAGCTGGTAGTCGATCTGTATCAATTATTGACCAAACAAAATTACCTCATGCGTTTAAGATTGTTGAAATTATTAACATGTCGCAAATGATTGTTGCGATTAAAACGATGCAGGTTCGTGGTGCGCCGTTAATCGGTGCGGCTGCCGCTTATGGTATGGCGTTAGCGATGCAGGATAATTGTAGTGAAGAACATTTGCAGCTTTCCGCCAAGCAACTAACACAAAGCCGGCCGACAGCAGTGAATTTGCGCTGGGCAGTTGAGCGTATGAAGCAACTACTATTGCCAACTCCTGTAGAGCTCCGTTTGGAAGCCGCTTGGGAGGAAGCTGCGAAGATTTGTGATGAAGACGTTTTGCTCAATCAGGCTATAGGTCAGCACGGCTTGAATTTAATTCAGAGGCTGCATAGTCAAGACTTAAATAAACAGCATAATCGTCAATTAAATATTCTCACGCACTGTAACGCTGGTTGGCTAGCCACTGTAGATTTCGGCACGGCACTTGCGCCTATTTATGCAGCTTACGATGCGGGAGTTGATGTGCATGTGTGGGTGGATGAAACACGCCCACGCAACCAAGGCGCAAGCTTAACGGCTTGGGAGTTGGCGCAACATGGCGTGCCACACACGGTGATTAGTGATAATGCAGGCGGTCATTTAATGCAGCACGGTCAAGTTGATATGGTCATCGTCGGTGCTGATCGTGTGACAAGTACGGGTGACGTATGCAATAAGATAGGTACTTATTTAAAGGCGCTTGCGGCGTTTGATAATCACGTGCCATTCTATGCCGCGGTACCATCGCCAACGATTGACTGGACTATGCTAAATGGCGTGCAAGAGATAGAAATAGAAGAGCGCGATGGTCGTGAAGTGGCTTGGGTGACGGGTATGCTAGCCTCTGGCGAAGTGACAGAGGTGAATATTTTACCAGCAAACACTAAAGTGGCTAATCCTGCATTTGATGTTACGCCTGCGCGCTTGGTGACTGGCATTATTACCGAGCACGGTGTGTTTTCGCCAAATCAGCTAAGAGATATTCTAAAGTAA
- a CDS encoding YgfZ/GcvT domain-containing protein, whose protein sequence is MANNDWQEYQFIQGAVFNNETITSFGNIENELECTRSQNVICDLSHLGLLEISGDDAVTFLQGQVTNDVRLLGDNHAHYTGYCSPKGRLLALFFAFSHNQKLHLELNQKLLEPIAKRLKMYVMRSKVTINDVSDSTVRFGLSGNNIAELLAPFFATVPKLPYESTSTENGTIICMPNAGMPRYQIVGNTEQAKAIWQALKKDCKPVGKACWEWLEIQTGIPDVYLSTQEEFVPQMLNLDALNAINYKKGCYTGQEIVARTHYLGKVKRRTQLAHVSSDSCPTIGDDVVDANQQAIGKIVRCAPATDAGFVILVECRLESLALADIYWNNIALSIKQLPYSLESSD, encoded by the coding sequence ATGGCAAACAATGACTGGCAAGAATATCAATTCATTCAAGGCGCAGTGTTTAATAACGAAACAATTACTTCATTCGGTAATATAGAAAACGAGCTGGAATGCACGCGGAGTCAAAATGTTATTTGTGATTTATCACATTTAGGCTTGTTAGAAATCAGTGGCGATGATGCAGTGACATTCTTGCAAGGTCAAGTCACTAATGACGTAAGGTTACTCGGTGACAACCATGCCCATTACACAGGCTATTGCAGCCCTAAAGGGCGTTTACTCGCGCTATTTTTTGCTTTCTCGCACAATCAAAAGTTGCATTTAGAGTTGAATCAGAAATTGCTTGAGCCCATCGCCAAGCGCCTAAAAATGTACGTCATGCGCTCAAAAGTGACTATCAATGATGTATCAGACAGTACCGTAAGATTCGGCTTGAGTGGCAATAACATCGCCGAATTACTTGCCCCGTTCTTTGCCACTGTTCCCAAGCTTCCCTATGAAAGTACTAGCACAGAAAATGGCACCATCATTTGTATGCCTAATGCAGGTATGCCGCGCTACCAAATTGTCGGTAATACCGAACAAGCAAAAGCTATATGGCAAGCATTAAAGAAGGACTGCAAACCAGTTGGCAAAGCTTGCTGGGAGTGGCTAGAAATTCAAACTGGCATTCCAGATGTTTACCTAAGCACCCAAGAAGAGTTCGTTCCGCAGATGCTGAATCTAGATGCGCTAAACGCCATTAACTACAAAAAAGGCTGTTACACAGGGCAAGAAATTGTAGCGCGTACCCATTATTTAGGTAAAGTAAAACGCCGCACTCAGTTAGCTCATGTTTCAAGTGACAGTTGCCCAACCATAGGTGATGATGTTGTGGATGCTAATCAACAAGCGATTGGTAAAATTGTGCGCTGCGCGCCAGCAACGGATGCAGGATTTGTTATTTTGGTCGAGTGTAGGTTAGAGAGTTTAGCACTTGCTGATATTTACTGGAACAACATTGCTTTGAGCATCAAGCAACTACCCTACTCATTAGAGTCTAGTGATTAG
- a CDS encoding DUF58 domain-containing protein, translating into MSQVHIKEFSYHIAWRSHSRRPGRHKSNQRGMGMEFRGHTTLLAYPDPRRIDIRQTIRDPLEQVHVRIFNQKSVTPVFVLCDMSGSMQYASTKQDGSSQKKIEIAADIAQSVAQSATRNRDLVGFIGFDDVVREDWLCTLSARPHTTVEMAENLRSYEAEEVGSRGITEIVRLLPRERSLIFMVSDFHMPIADLEESLVLMQRHHIVPIVLWDSSEYSDLPEFGITNVTDPETGVKRTLFLRKSYRDRILKSFTDRKTAIENLFLRYDMQPFFVENSFDADQLSEYFHQYVAA; encoded by the coding sequence ATGTCACAAGTACATATAAAAGAATTCAGCTACCACATCGCATGGCGTTCTCACTCGCGCAGACCTGGTAGACACAAAAGCAACCAGCGCGGTATGGGCATGGAGTTTCGTGGGCATACCACGCTACTTGCGTACCCTGATCCGCGCCGCATAGACATACGCCAGACAATCCGCGACCCGCTAGAGCAGGTGCATGTACGTATTTTTAACCAAAAAAGTGTCACCCCGGTATTTGTGCTGTGTGATATGTCAGGCTCTATGCAGTACGCCAGCACTAAGCAAGATGGCAGTAGCCAGAAAAAAATTGAAATTGCAGCAGACATTGCACAATCCGTTGCGCAGTCTGCCACGCGTAATCGCGATTTAGTCGGCTTTATCGGTTTTGACGATGTAGTACGTGAGGATTGGTTGTGTACGCTCTCTGCCAGACCACATACCACTGTTGAAATGGCTGAGAACTTAAGAAGTTACGAAGCTGAGGAAGTTGGCAGTCGAGGTATAACAGAAATTGTCAGATTACTACCACGTGAACGCTCGCTGATTTTTATGGTGTCAGATTTTCACATGCCGATTGCTGATTTAGAAGAGTCATTGGTGCTCATGCAACGTCACCATATTGTGCCTATTGTATTGTGGGATTCATCTGAATATAGCGATTTGCCAGAGTTTGGTATCACTAATGTCACAGACCCTGAAACAGGCGTCAAACGCACACTGTTCTTACGCAAGTCCTATCGTGATCGCATTCTAAAAAGCTTTACAGATAGAAAAACAGCCATTGAGAACTTGTTTTTACGTTACGACATGCAGCCATTTTTTGTAGAAAACAGCTTCGATGCTGATCAATTGTCCGAATACTTCCACCAATATGTGGCAGCTTAA
- a CDS encoding protein YgfX — protein MKPITLIFKPSSKLTALLIIAGLFFSFMLLLTPVPFSLSVTLLLLILVLTSYFVMLDGLLCLPRSWKLLRINMVGDCHLTQKNDENFVVHIMPDSFVSAYLTVLHIVPEDFRWFKFWQNRYILLLQDNIDAESFRQLRVYLLWHKNSVNHHTNSTD, from the coding sequence TTGAAGCCTATCACCCTTATATTCAAGCCCTCGAGTAAGTTAACAGCATTACTAATAATAGCAGGGCTATTTTTTAGTTTTATGCTTTTATTGACGCCAGTTCCGTTTAGTTTAAGCGTTACCTTACTGTTGCTAATACTGGTGTTGACAAGTTATTTTGTCATGCTTGATGGGCTGTTATGCCTGCCGAGGTCTTGGAAGCTATTAAGAATAAACATGGTGGGAGATTGTCATTTAACACAAAAGAATGACGAGAATTTTGTGGTGCATATCATGCCTGATAGCTTTGTCAGTGCTTACTTAACTGTCTTACATATCGTTCCAGAAGACTTTAGATGGTTTAAATTTTGGCAAAATCGCTACATTTTACTGTTGCAAGATAACATCGATGCTGAATCATTTCGTCAGCTAAGAGTGTATTTGCTGTGGCATAAAAATTCTGTCAATCACCATACTAACTCAACTGATTAA